In one Nicotiana tomentosiformis chromosome 6, ASM39032v3, whole genome shotgun sequence genomic region, the following are encoded:
- the LOC104087198 gene encoding F-box/FBD/LRR-repeat protein At5g53840-like isoform X1 — MDRISGLPDGIMIAILCFLDTKTAVRTSVLSKRWKLVWTSLPVLDFKNVASYSGFPNSQMKFIFFVRHVLARRCNSQLVKLRLSVYDMVYSSFSKECMTYAADHRVKNLIISAFTTNNPVFIPTCLLSSQFLEVLELNCAIRNSIALPKSWTFANLKYLKLKNFVFSDDNFDDGKIFSGCPKLESVILCKCAIRGKGKLKELEMKCLELKNLEILYWRSPLSCYEIHRINVIAPKLSSFVFKGHVAKVCFKEDLGCLDRVCIDLRYPKWNSAEDRKRWTGECFMTMLGQFCSARFLSLSIDTIEALSAISGIREYVTFGNLRHIKFITEDRSSSVTMPINAVADILKRTADGYLVFNASEDNKLSTRGESSHSDGRKVKKDSNIIDVPIHLMSYLLEIAPRAESLTVEFTKESFECVGVRSHGEE; from the exons TGGCTTACCAGATGGTATTATGATCGCTATACTTTGTTTTCTTGACACTAAAACTGCTGTAAGGACATCAGTATTGTCGAAAAGATGGAAATTGGTTTGGACTTCACTCCCTGTTCTTGATTTCAAGAATGTTGCTTCTTATTCCGGCTTTCCTAATTCACAAATGAAATTCATCTTCTTTGTTAGACATGTTCTTGCTCGTCGTTGTAATTCTCAACTTGTTAAGCTTAGGCTTTCTGTGTACGATATGGTTTACTCATCTTTCAGTAAAGAATGTATGACTTATGCTGCTGATCATAGAGTTAAAAATCTCATTATCTCTGCATTTACTACTAATAACCCCGTGTTTATACCAACTTGCTTGCTCTCTTCTCAATTTCTTGAAGTCTTGGAACTCAACTGTGCGATTCGTAATAGTATTGCATTGCCAAAAAGTTGGACCTTTGCCAACTTGAAGTATCTCAAGTTGAAGAATTTTGTGTTTAGTGATGACAACTTTGATGATGGGAAAATCTTTTCTGGATGTCCTAAGCTTGAGAGTGTGATTTTGTGCAAATGTGCAATTAGGGGTAAAGGTAAACTTAAGGAATTGGAAATGAAATGCTTGGAGTTAAAGAATTTGGAGATATTATATTGGAGGAGTCCTTTGAGTTGTTATGAAATACATAGGATTAATGTGATTGCTCCAAAGCTTTCGTCTTTTGTGTTTAAAGGGcatgttgctaaggtgtgttttAAGGAGGATTTGGGTTGTTTAGATAGAGTTTGTATTGACTTGCGGTATCCTAAATGGAACTCTGCTGAAGATCGAAAGAGATGGACTGGTGAATGCTTTATGACCATGCTTGGACAATTCTGTAGCGCGAGGTTTCTATCTTTGTCCATTGACACCATTGAG GCTCTCTCTGCTATTTCTGGAATACGTGAATATGTTACTTTTGGCAATTTGAGGCATATAAAGTTCATAACTGAGGATAGATCTTCATCAGTAACTATGCCCATTAATGCTGTTGCTGACATACTGAAGCGCACCGCTGACGGATACTTGGTGTTCAACGCGTCCGAG GATAACAAACTATCCACCCGTGGCGAATCATCACATTCAGATGGAAGAAAAGTGAAGAAGGATAGCAACATCATTGATGTACCTATACATCTTATGTCCTACTTACTGGAAATTGCTCCTCGTGCAGAATCTTTGACAGTTGAATTTACTAAG GAATCGTTTGAATGTGTTGGAGTAAGAAGTCATGGGGAAGAGTAG
- the LOC104087198 gene encoding F-box/LRR-repeat protein 25-like isoform X2 yields MDRISGLPDGIMIAILCFLDTKTAVRTSVLSKRWKLVWTSLPVLDFKNVASYSGFPNSQMKFIFFVRHVLARRCNSQLVKLRLSVYDMVYSSFSKECMTYAADHRVKNLIISAFTTNNPVFIPTCLLSSQFLEVLELNCAIRNSIALPKSWTFANLKYLKLKNFVFSDDNFDDGKIFSGCPKLESVILCKCAIRGKGKLKELEMKCLELKNLEILYWRSPLSCYEIHRINVIAPKLSSFVFKGHVAKVCFKEDLGCLDRVCIDLRYPKWNSAEDRKRWTGECFMTMLGQFCSARFLSLSIDTIEDNKLSTRGESSHSDGRKVKKDSNIIDVPIHLMSYLLEIAPRAESLTVEFTKESFECVGVRSHGEE; encoded by the exons TGGCTTACCAGATGGTATTATGATCGCTATACTTTGTTTTCTTGACACTAAAACTGCTGTAAGGACATCAGTATTGTCGAAAAGATGGAAATTGGTTTGGACTTCACTCCCTGTTCTTGATTTCAAGAATGTTGCTTCTTATTCCGGCTTTCCTAATTCACAAATGAAATTCATCTTCTTTGTTAGACATGTTCTTGCTCGTCGTTGTAATTCTCAACTTGTTAAGCTTAGGCTTTCTGTGTACGATATGGTTTACTCATCTTTCAGTAAAGAATGTATGACTTATGCTGCTGATCATAGAGTTAAAAATCTCATTATCTCTGCATTTACTACTAATAACCCCGTGTTTATACCAACTTGCTTGCTCTCTTCTCAATTTCTTGAAGTCTTGGAACTCAACTGTGCGATTCGTAATAGTATTGCATTGCCAAAAAGTTGGACCTTTGCCAACTTGAAGTATCTCAAGTTGAAGAATTTTGTGTTTAGTGATGACAACTTTGATGATGGGAAAATCTTTTCTGGATGTCCTAAGCTTGAGAGTGTGATTTTGTGCAAATGTGCAATTAGGGGTAAAGGTAAACTTAAGGAATTGGAAATGAAATGCTTGGAGTTAAAGAATTTGGAGATATTATATTGGAGGAGTCCTTTGAGTTGTTATGAAATACATAGGATTAATGTGATTGCTCCAAAGCTTTCGTCTTTTGTGTTTAAAGGGcatgttgctaaggtgtgttttAAGGAGGATTTGGGTTGTTTAGATAGAGTTTGTATTGACTTGCGGTATCCTAAATGGAACTCTGCTGAAGATCGAAAGAGATGGACTGGTGAATGCTTTATGACCATGCTTGGACAATTCTGTAGCGCGAGGTTTCTATCTTTGTCCATTGACACCATTGAG GATAACAAACTATCCACCCGTGGCGAATCATCACATTCAGATGGAAGAAAAGTGAAGAAGGATAGCAACATCATTGATGTACCTATACATCTTATGTCCTACTTACTGGAAATTGCTCCTCGTGCAGAATCTTTGACAGTTGAATTTACTAAG GAATCGTTTGAATGTGTTGGAGTAAGAAGTCATGGGGAAGAGTAG